The Balnearium lithotrophicum genomic sequence CTTAACGTCTTCTTTTGTCTTTCCTTCTCCTCCGAAAACTTTTGTTGCTAAAGCCCAGATTCTTTTAAGCTCTTTCTTCCCTACCCGCTTCTGTTCCTCCTTCTGCTCTCCCTCTCCATCCTCCTTTTTCTTTTCCTCTTTCTCCTGTCCCTCTTCCTGAGCTTCCTCGTAGGAGTCAACTTCAAGTTCTCCACTGTCCCCATCCACATCATCACTAACGACTTCAAGTCCCCCGACCTCACTTGGAAATGCCTCCCTTAATGCATGGACTAATGCCACCTTCCTTATCATCGTGGCCGGTTTTTCCTTCCACATCGGGAAGGGTTTTCCGTTCCTGTCCCTTCTCATGTACTCGTCAAGTCCTACCTCTACCTTTGCGGGAACCTTCCAGTCTTTTCTGTAGGCTTCTGCCCAGCCCCCTACTAAGGTTTCTCCTTTTAAGACGATGCTCCCTTCCCTGTAGATGAGCTTCCCGTTCCTTTCAACTACAACTCCAGCCCTGTATCCTGCAAACTTTCCGCTTTTCTCTGCCCTTTTCAGGAAGGCATACTTTGAAATAACAACAACCGGTTTCCCGTCTCCGTACTTTTGGAGGTGAATGTCGTAAGGGTTCAGCTTCTGGGATTTGCAGTAGCGGAAGAACTCCTCAACGTCCTCTTCCGTTATGTTGTCTGAGGACACGTTGTATTTCAGGTAGTTCCTTATTTCCTCTTTTGTCCACTCTGTCCCGTCATCTGCAACGTAGATTTTCACTTTATTAGAACTG encodes the following:
- the bet gene encoding phage recombination protein Bet codes for the protein METKTSSSNKVKIYVADDGTEWTKEEIRNYLKYNVSSDNITEEDVEEFFRYCKSQKLNPYDIHLQKYGDGKPVVVISKYAFLKRAEKSGKFAGYRAGVVVERNGKLIYREGSIVLKGETLVGGWAEAYRKDWKVPAKVEVGLDEYMRRDRNGKPFPMWKEKPATMIRKVALVHALREAFPSEVGGLEVVSDDVDGDSGELEVDSYEEAQEEGQEKEEKKKEDGEGEQKEEQKRVGKKELKRIWALATKVFGGEGKTKEDVKNSLHQLMESEFGKTSSKELTPEEASKLIEMLETAKRKIDEWEKIKNPEF